GGCACGGGCGAAAAAGATGGTCGGCAAGATCCGCGCCGGTGCGGTGTTCGTCAACGCGGGCGGGCTTGCCTTCGACATGCCGTTCGGGGGCTATAAGCAGTCGGGCAATGGCCGCGAATTCGGCAAGTTCGGGCTGGAGGAGTTCCTTGAGGTCAAGTCGGTGATCGGCCAGCTTCCGGAGGACTGAAACTGATCCGAAAGGCGCAGCGGGCGGACATCCCGCACGCTGCGCAATTTTGTCCTTCCCCGGCGAAGGCCGGGGGCCCAGTAGCGAAGCGGGTGATAACTGTCGCTGCGCTTCATTATCTCGGACATTCCGACTGGGCCACGGCCTTCGCCGGGCAAGAATAAAGGGTTGCAGGGCGGTCAAGCCTGGGGTCTGAACCCCCGGGATCAATAACCAACGGTAAAGCGCGCACGCGAATGGCGCGGCGTTTCCACCTCGTCGAGCAGCGCGATGGCATAATCTTCGTAACTTATATGGCTCTGCCCGTCTTCGGCAGTCAGCAACGTATCGGTGCCGAGCCGGAATTTTCCCGTCCGCTCGCCGGGGCCAAACATCATCGACGGCGACAGGAAGGTCCAGTCGAGCGCGCCCTCTTCGCGTAACCGGTTCAGTGCCTGACGTGCGGGCTCGGCCTCGGGCTTGATGAAGTCTGGAAAGTCAGGCGTATCGAGCAGCACTTGCCCCGGCGCCACTTCGAGCGACGCGGCACCACCAACCACCAATAGCCGTCCGACCCCGGAGCGACGGATACCGTCAAGAGCGCGGTCGAAGTCGGTCGTACGGAACGGCACCGACAGGATCGTCACCTCATGTCCCGCAAGCGCCGCCGTGATCGCGTCGGGGTCGGCCAGATCGGCGGTCTTCCAGTTGACGCCGGTATCACCATTGTTCGGGCCGGAATGGCGCGCAATCGCGGTCACTTCATGGCCACGGCGCCGTGCTTCGGTCAGGATTCGGGTGCCGGCATTCCCGCTGGCGCCGATAATCGCAATCTTCATCATGCTCTCCCTTGCCTCGCGCAAGACTCGCGTTATTGTGCGCCTGGCGTACAATATAGCAGGGGCGAGGATGTGCAAGTCGGCGTCCCCGGTCCGCGTGTGAAATCTGTGCCGGCACAGCGCATCGAGGATGCGTGGTGCGGCCCGTTGGAGAAGACCGAGCGATGAGTGACAAGGATGTAGTATCGTACCGGGTCGAGGACCGGATCGCCTGGGTCTATTTTGCGCGGCCGGAGAAGCGCAACTCGATGAGCCCGACGCTTAATCGGCGGATGATGGACGTGCTCGACGAGCTCGAATTCCGCGACGATGTCGGCGTGCTAGTGCTCAGCGGCGAAGGGACGGCATGGTCCGCGGGCATGGATCTCAAGGAATATTTCCGCGAGACCGAGGCGCTGGGCCTGCGCGGCGTGCGCCAGTCGCAGCGCGAAAGCTATGGCTGGTTCCGCCGGCTGCGCTGGTTCCAGAAACCCACCATCGCGATGGTCAATGGCTGGTGCTTCGGCGGTGGCTTCGGCCCGCTTTTCTCGTGCGATCTCGCCATCTCGGCGGACGAGGCACAGTTCGGCCTGTCCGAGATCAACTGGGGCATCCTGCCGGGTGGCGGCGTGACCAAGGTCGTGGTCGATCTGCTGTCGATGCGCGACGCGATGTGGATGACGCTGACCGGCGAACTGATCGACGGCAAAAAAGCGGCGGAGTGGCGGCTGGTCAATGAGAGCGTCCCGCTAGACCGGCTCGAAGCGCGCGTGCGCGAGGTCGCCGAATTACTGATCAAGAAGAACCCGGTCGCGCTGAAATTCGCCAAGGACGCGGTGCGCCGCGTCGGGACGATGACGTATGACGAGGCGGAGGATTATCTCGTCCGCATGCAGGAGGCGGCCAACTTCCACGACAAGACCGAAGGACGCAAGGAAGGCATCCGCCAGTTCATCGACGAGAAAAGCTACAAGCCCGGGCTTGGCGCCTATGATCAGGAAAGAACAAAGGCCTGAGATTTGCGGCCGGCCTGGCGTCGTCATCTCGACGCCAGGCCTCCGTTCTAATGTGCGTCAGAACACCGCCTTCGCGGTCGGTTCGCCCATCATCGCCTGGCGCACCAGCGGGATCGGCGGTCCGCCATATTTCAGGAACTCGTCGTGGAACGCCTTCCACGCCTTGCGCCCGCCGCGCGTCGCGACCCAATCGTCACGCAGCTTGCGGATCAGCAACTTACCCATCGTGTAGTTGAGATAGGCAGGATCATAGGTGCCGCGTGCCGATTGCTGCTTGGCGTTACCCTCGTCCTGGTAGCATTCGTCGATGAACATTTTGCGCGACTGTTCCTGCGTCATGCCGCGCGCATGCAGGCCGATCGCCGACAGATAGCGGCAATTGCGCAGCAGCGCGTTGGACAGCTGACCGATATGCGTCTCCGGGTCGCCATTGTTGAGGCCGGCGTCCCACATCATCTCCTCGGCATAATGCGCCCAGCCTTCAGCAAAGGCATAGCCGACGAACAGCCGGCCGAAGAGCGACGGCGAAGCGTTGGCGTGGCGGAACTGCAGGAAATGGCCCGGCATCACTTCGTGGACCGAAGTGAACAGCAGATCCATCTTGCCCGGCACAAAGCCGTCCTGCTCCGCCTTGGTCCATGAAGGGTCAGGCGGGGAGATATAATAGATTGACGGGATACCTTTCTCGAACGGCCCGGGCGGGTCGATATAGGCGGAATTCTGCCGATTATAGGGCGGGCTTTCTTCCACCAAAGCCTGTTCGTTGTCGGGAATCGAGACGATGTCCTTCTCGATCACGAACGCTTTCAGCAGCGGGATCTGCTTGCGTGCCTCCGCCACGGGCCCGCCTTCGGGCTTGTTGGCGTTCATCTTCGCCATGCAGGCGATGATCGTCGCACCCGGCGCGAACTGCGCACAAGCGGCCTTCAACGCGTCCTGGTTGCGCTTGAGGTCAGCCCGGCCCGCCGCCTCGAGCTGATCGAGCGGCACGTCGACGCCTTCGGTCATCTTGATCATGCGCGAGAATTTGTCGGCGCCGAGCGCGAAGTCCTGCGTCGCGCTGCCCCTTTGGCCTTCAAGCCAGTTGGCCAAATCTTTCATCGATTTCGACGCCGCACCGGCGACCTGATCGAACTCGTCCTGCAGCGCCGGGCTCTGCACGCCAGCAAAGGCCTTTTTGGCGTCACCGGAATAATAATCGGCAAAGCCGTTGAACCCCGCGACGCCATAATTGAGATAGGAGAGCGGCATCGGCGTTTTCAGATTCGCGCGGATATTGGCCGCCGCTCCTGGCACCTGGCGCAGGAACTTGATCATCGCTTTCATACGTGTCGGCGCATCGGCATAGTTGCGCGCGATATAGACATTGGGGTCGAGCCCGCCGCCGACATACCAGGCCGGATTGGTGTGCGGCTGATCCGCATCCTCCAGCCAGAACAATTTTCCTTGCGCCACGCCGACCAGATAGTCGCGTTCGAACGCGTCCTGCTTGGTCATCTTCGCCGTATCGAAGGCCCGCGCCTTGACGATCGCGTCGCGCAGGAAATCGCCCTGACGTTTCAGGCCGGCGGCGCTCCAGTCGGCCAGCCCGCCATCGAAATCATGCCGTCCCTGATAGACCGCGTTGCCCGGATCGATCTTGAACCATCCCTCGACGAACGCGTCGCGAAAGCCCGCCCAACTGGTTGTCGGCAGCGCTACCTCGGTCGTCGTGTTGCTCACGGTGGTCGACGGCGAACACGCCGCCAGCGCCAGCACCGCGATGCCGGCCAGCAATGTCACACGCATGGAAATCCTCTCGATTCGCTGATGGCGATGATGCTGGCAGGTTGGCGCGCGCCGCGCCAGCCCAGGCGGAACAGCGCGTGACGCGGCTCGTTCAGGATACTCCATCCGCGTAATCGGAGAGTTTCCCATGCCCTATATCAAAACTCGCGACGGCACCGACCTCTACGTCAAGGATTGGGGCAATGGCCGCCCGATCATCCTGATCCATGGCTGGCCGCTCTCGGCCGATAGCTGGGATGCACAGGCGCTGGCCCTGGCCGAGTCAGGATTTCGCGCGATCGCCTATGACCGGCGCGGCTTCGGGCGTTCGGGCCAGCCATGGAGCGGCTACGATTACGACACGCTGAGCGACGATTTGGCGGACGTCATGAAGGAAACCGGCGCGGGCAATGATGCGGTGATTGTCGGCTTCTCGATGGGTGGTGGCGAAGTTGCCCGCTATATGAGCCGTCATGACGGCAAGGGCGTGGTCGGCGCCGGCCTGATCTCGTCGGTGGTGCCGTACATGCTCAAGACCGACGACAATCCGCACGGCGTGCCCGAGGATCAATTGCACGCGATCGGCGAGGGCATCAAAAAGGATCGCTACGGCTTCTTCGCCGGCTTTTTCAAAGATTTCTACGGCATTGGCCTGGTCTCGCACCCGGTCGGCGCGGAACAGTTGCAATGGGCGCAGAATGTCGCGATGCAGGCCGGGCTGAGGGGCGTGCTGCAATGCGCCGACGCCTTTGGCCACACTGATTTCCGTGGCGATCTGGCGGCATTCCGCGTGCCGACGCTGGTGGTCCATGGCACCGGAGACAAGACCGTGCCGATCGATGCCACCGGCCGCGAGGCGGCCAGAGGCATCGCCGGATCGCAATTGGTCGAATATGACGGCGCCCCGCACGGCCTGACCGTGAGCGAGAGCGACCGCTTCACCAACGATCTGCTGACCTTTCTCGGCGCAAAAGGTGCCACGCGGGTGACGGAGCATGAGGCAAGCCTGATCGAAAACTGAGCGGGTCTAGGTACGGGCGGCCAAGTGCCGCCCGTACCGGATGTCAGCCGGTTATCCCCGTCAAATAGAGCGCGATCCCGGCCAACGAGGTCGCCGCCAGCGTCGGAATGGCCCCAACCTTGAACCGGATCATCGCGACGATTGCGGTAACCGACAGCAACAGCGCCCAGATATCGACACTCGACAGGATTGGTACGTCGCAACGTATTGGTCCTGCGCGAAACGGCGTGACGGCGCGGAAAATCGTGTGGATCGCGAACCAGATCGCCAAGTTGAGAATTACGCCGACCACAGCGGCGGTGATCGCGGATAATGCGCCGGCCACCGCACGGTTGCCACGCAGGCGCTCGATGAACGGGGCACCGAGGAATATCCACAGGAAGCAGGGCACGAACGTCACCCATGTCGCGAGCAATCCGCCAAGCGTGCCGGCAAGCAGCGGCGAGAGCATACCGGGCGAGCGATATGCGCCCATGAAACCGACGAATTGCAGCACCATGATCAACGGCCCCGGCGTGGTCTCCGCCATGCCAAGCCCGTCGAGCATCTCGCCGGGTTTGAGCCAGTGATAGGATTGCACCGCCTCCTGCGCGACATAGGCGAGTACCGCATAGGCCCCGCCGAACGTGACCATCGCCATGGTCGAAAAGAAGGTGGCGATCTGGCTGAACACATCGTTCGGGCCGAGCCACAGGATCAATATGGCGACCGGCACGAGCCATAGCGCCAGCCAGACGATCGCCGTGCGCAATGCGTCGCGGACCGACATTCGCGCATGCGCGGGCAGCTCTTCGCCGAGCAGCGTTTCGGCGTCCTCAACGATCCGGCCCTTGGCGGCGCCATGCCCGCCACCGACCTGGAACGCGGGCATGCCAGCGCGACCGCCGAAATAGCCGATCATACCGGCCACCAGAACGATCAGCGGGAACGGTATGCCGACAAAGAAAATCAGCACAAAGGCGGCCGCCGCCATGCTCAACATGACCCGGTTCTTCAAGGCACGACCAGCGATGCGCACCACCGCCTGGAGTACGATCGCCAGCACCGCCGCCTTCAACCCGAAGAACAATGCCGAGATGATCCCGAGCTTGCCGTAGATCGCGTAGATCCAGCTAAGCGTCATGATCGAGATCATACCGGGCAGGACGAACAGCCCACCCGCGATGATCCCGCCGCGCCTGCGATGCATCAACCAGCCGATATAGGTCGCGAGTTGCTGCGCTTCGGGGCCGGGCAGCAGCATGCAATAGTTGAGCGCGTGCAGGAATCGGTGCTCGCCGATCCAGCGTTTCTCTTCAACCAGCACGCGGTGCATCAGCGCGATCTGCCCGGCCGGTCCGCCGAACGACAGCGACGCGATACGCAGCCAGACCCATAACGCCTCACGCAGGGAAACGCCGTGCGGCGCACCCGCGCGGGGCGCGGCGGGCGGAAAATTGTCTTGAACAGCATCCATCACACGCGCTCCCTCACCTTGGTGGGAACATGCGAGGTCCAGCTATGCGTCTCGCCGATCGCATCGCGACACCAGCGATAGAGCGCGCCATAGACTTGCAGCCCGGCGTCGAGCTGTTCGAGATCGTCGCCATAGATGCGCGACAGGCCGGGCGAGATGGCGAGCAACTCGGCTGCCTCCGGCGCCAGATCGGCGTGACCGGTATCGGCGCCGCGCACGATCGTGGCGAGCCGGGTCAGCGGTTCGTGTCCGGCAAGGCCGAATTCCTCGACCATCACATCGAAGGTGCAGCGCTCGCCGCGATGGTTCCACTCCGCGCCCTCGCCTTCCACGTCGAACGGTGTCGCGCCCATATTTTGGGCGACGCCCGGTACCTCCGGTGCCGATCCGAACAGGAAGAGCGCAGCCGGATCGATAAAGCGCCGGATCAGCCAGGGGCAGGCGAAGCGATCGACTTTTGGCCGCGCCCTGGTGACCCACAAGGTCCGGCCGGTCGCGTCGCGTGGCGGCACCGCCGCATCGGCGATGGTCGGTAGCCCTGCCGCCTTCCAGCCATCGAACCCGCCTTCCAGCGGCTCGGCCGGCACGCCGGCCTGAAGCAACCAGGCAGCAACGCCATGGTTCGACGCGCCGCCATCCTCGCACACGATCACCGCCGTGCGTGCGGCAAAGTCCCCCGCCCATGCGGCGGGCGCGGCGGCCGAACGCCGCTGCGCACCGGGAATATAATATGGGTCGATCGCCCAATGAGCATCATCGCGAATGTCGATGATCGCAGGAGACCGGGCTGTACCGATCAGCCGGGCAAGCTTGTCGATGGTTATACTGTTGATTGCGGGCATGATGCGTCCTCGAATTCAGGGACGCGATACTTCAGCCTGTCGCCTCATGGGGCGATCGCAGGCCCCATGCGCCTAAACTCAACTTCTGCCGCCCGATGTCAAGCGTTTGCGTTGTCGCCGCGCTTTCCTCGCCCACAGATATCTGCAATCCCGCGCTGATGACGCGATATTTTCCGATCGAGATCAACGTGCCGTTGAGGGCCAGCCACAGCGAACTTCTTGCATTTCATTGGCGCAGTAATGGGATCACTGCCGAGTTCGCGCTGCCTGGCGATGACGCACGGGCATTGCTTGTGACTTTTGATCGCGAGTGCATCGTCAGAATCGTGGACGAGTTCCCTCTGAGTACCGAAGACACCCTGGTGGAGGGGCTGGTATCCGAGCATTTTTCTTATCGCGTCGAGGGAGCAGCATTTGCTCGGGCTCAGTCAAAACCATGGAAAGAAACTAATTCGGCGGTGCACTATCAGTTCGTCACGGGAAGCGCTTGCCTAGACGTATTATCCGGCGGCACGCCAACCTTCGAGGTGGTTGCGCGGCGCGGTGACCGGGAGCTTGGCGCCCCTGAGTGCCGCTAAGGCTTCATCGGCAGGATGACATCGTCGGGATGCGCGACGTTCAATTTCTTGCGCACCAGCTCGTCGACCATGTCCGGGTCGGCCTTGTTCGGGTCGAGCAGATTGACCCGGTTCTGCCACTCGGCGCGCTTCTGCTTGAGCGCGGCGAGTTCGACGTCCCGCTTGCTCAACTGACGCTTGATATCGCCATAAGCGCGCGCGCCATTGGGGCCGAGCACAGCGTACATCCCGAAAACCGCCATCACGATCAATAGAACCGCCGGACCAATGGCCCGGCGGAGCATGAGGCGTAAGGGAGAACGCTTTGTCATTGCGTGATTCTTAACCCGCGCGACTCGCGGATCAAGCTTTAATTTACCATGTTGCGGCGATTGCTTAGCCGCGCAGCACGTCGCGACCGGCATAACGACCGGCGTCACCCAGTTCTTCCTCGATGCGGATCAGCTGGTTGTATTTGGCCAACCGGTCGGAACGCGCGAGGCTGCCGGTCTTGATTTGCCCGCAATTGGTCGCGACCGCGAGGTCGGCGATGGTCGAATCCTCGGTTTCGCCCGAGCGGTGCGACATCACTGCGGTGTAACCGGCGCGATTGGCCATCGAGACCGCTTCGAGCGTCTCAGTCAGCGTGCCGATCTGATTAACCTTGACCAGCAGCGAATTGGCCAGGCCATCGGTGATGCCCTGCTTCAAGCGCTTGGGATTGGTGACGAACAGATCGTCGCCGACCAATTGCACTTTCTTGCCGACCAAGTCGGTAAGCGCTTTCCAGCCTTCGAAATCATCCTCGGCCATGCCATCCTCGATCGAGAAGATCGGGTAGCGGCGGGTCAAATCGGCGAGATACTCCGCCATTTCATGGCTCGACAGGATCTTGTTCTCGCCCGAGATGTCGTATTTGCCGTTTTTGAAGAACTCGGTTGCGGCGCAATCGAGCGCGATCATCACATCGTCGCCCGGCGTATAACCCGCCTGCTCGATCGACTTCATGATGAAATCGAGCGCATCGCTGGTGCTGGCGATGTTCGGCGCGAAGCCGCCCTCGTCGCCGACCGAGGTCGCCAGACCCTTATCGTGCAAACCCTTTTTCAGTGTGTGGAAAATCTCCGAACCGCAACGCACCGCCTCGAACAGCGAATCCGCGCCCACCGGCACGATCATGAATTCCTGGAAATCGATCGGATTGTCAGCATGTTCACCGCCATTGATGATATTCATCATTGGCACCGGCAGAACATGCGCGGCGACGCCACCGACATAACGGTACAGCGGCAGGCCGCGAGCGTCCGCCGCCGCCTTGGCGGTTGCGAGGCTCACGCCGAGGATCGCGTTGGCACCAAGCCGCGCTTTGTTAGGCGTGCCGTCCAGCTCGATCATCGCCCGGTCGACATCGGCCTGGTCCTCGGCGTCGATGCCGAGCACGACCGATGCGATCTCCGAATTGACCGCGTCGACCGCCGCCTGCACGCCCTTGCCGAGCCAGCGGCTCTTGTCGCCGTCACGCTTCTCGACCGCTTCATGCGCGCCGGTCGAAGCACCCGAGGGCACCGCCGCGCGACCGAAGCTGCCGTCCTCAAGCATGACATCGACCTCGACCGTCGGGTTGCCGCGGCTGTCGATGATCTGGCGAGCATGAATGTCGATGATTGCGGTCACGGAACGATCCTTCTAATCGTGGGCGGGCACCAGCGTTGCGGTGAATTCGGCCGAGCCTCTATCGGCTAACCGCGCATGCGGCAATTCGCAGGTGGCCGATGGAACCGGAAGCCGGTCTTGCCGGTTGATCGTAACGACACTCGAGAAAGGGTTCACATGGCCGAAGACGCTCCCAAAGCTCCGAAGCCGGCCACGCCGGTAAAGAAGGCCGCCACCAGCGCCACGCCGAGGAAAGCGCTCAACGGCGCCTCATCGGCCAAGGCGAAGCCAACCCCCAAACCGAAGCCCGCAAAACCGCTGAAAGGTCCCACCGTGGATACCACCACCATCGAAAACCCGACCACCGCCAAGCCAGCCACGGACGCCAGCCCGATTTCCGCACAGGCACTGAAGGACGGAGCGGCGAAATTCACCAAGGATGCCGGCACCAAGGCACGCAGCTATGCCGAGGACGGCAAGGCGCGCGCGGGCGGCGCGCTCGACGAATTGTCGAAGATGATGAACGACGCCGCCGGTACGGTCGATGAGAAGCTCGGCGCGCAATATGGTCAATATGCGCGCTCCGCCGCCGAGGCGGTGTCGGGCTTTTCCGAATCGCTGAAGTCGAAGGGAATCGACGACCTGATCAGCGATGCGCGTGGCTTCGTGAAGAAAAGTCCGGCGATCGCAATCGGCACGGCGGCGGCGGTCGGATTCGTGCTCGTTCGGCTGATCAAGTCGGGCCTTGATGCAGCGGATCGCACGACCGACGATAAAGCCTAGTTCGAGTTTCGGGGGTAATATGGACGATCAACCGTCGCCCGACGAGAACAGCATTGCGGCGCTGTTCTCGCGGTTGATCGACGATGCCGAGCGTTTCGTGCGGGCCGAGATCCGGCTTTATCGCGCGCAATTGTTCGACCGGATCGGCGACGCCAAGGCCGCGATCCTGCTTGGCGTAACCGCCTTTCTGCTCGCGCAGAGTGCGTTTATCGCACTGTTCGTCGGGCTGGTGCTGATCCTGGTACCCGTGATCGGTCCGGCCTGGGCGATCGTCATCGTCATCGGATCGGGGCTGGCCATTGCCGGGGTGCTGGTCAAGATCGCGATCGACAAGATCCGCAAGGTCACCGCGATCAAGGATCATGCGGAATGAGCGCCGGGATCGACCCAGACGAACCGGACCTCGTCTTCGCGAAGATGCGCTCCGTGGAAGCGCGCGAGCGGCTCGCCGGCACGCTGGTCGAGTTACAGGCACGGCTCAACCCCAAGGCGCTGGCGCGCGAGGCGATCCAGGAGTTGAAGGAAACCGGTCAGGAAATGGCGCGCGAAGGGCTGGAGGCAGCGAAACGCCATCCCCTGACCCTTGCCGGCGCTGCGACGGCGGTCGGCATCTTCCTGGCGCGCAAGCCCCTGTCTAAGCTGATCAGCGAATTGAGCGAGCCCCCATCCGACGTCGACACCAATGCAACCCCTGCCCCGCCAACGAGTTTGACCAATGAACGGGCCAGCGCCCGTGGCAAGAGGACCGAGACATGACCGAAGCGACCGCAACCCATGCCGCAAAACCCGTGAAGCGCAGCGCGATGGAAAAAACCTATGACAAGGCGGCCAAGGCGCTGCGCAAAAGCCGCAAGAATGCGCTGGATACCGCACGCAGCACGGCCGACAGCCTCCAATCCAATCCCGTAGCGGTGCTCGCCGGCGGAATCGCGCTGGGTGCGGTGCTCGGCGCGCTGCTGCCGCGCAGCGAGCGCGAGGGTAAATTGCTCGCACCGGTCGGCAAGCGCATCGCCGACACCACGGGCGCCGCGGCCAAGGCGGCGCGCGATGCCGGCAAGGCCGAACTCGACTCGCTTGGCCTGAACAAGAATGCGGCGCGCGATCAGGCGGGCAAGCTGCTTGGCGGCGTGGTCAAGGCGCTGGCGACCGCCGGTGCGGCGGCGGCAAAGACCACCAAGAAGGAATAGCGCTTCAATCGAGCGCAACCACTCTCTAAGGACATGCGCGACTCCTTCCCCGGGAAACGCATATGAGCAAACTCCACCTCGTCTTCGGCGGCCGCGTCAGCGACCCGCGTACTCTCGACTTCGACGATCTCGACTCGATCGAGATCGTCGGCATGTTTCAGGATTATGCCAGCGCCGAAAAGGCATGGCGCGCGGCTGCGCAACGCACGGTCGATGATGCCGGTATGAAGTTCGTGGTGGTTCATCTCCACCGCCTGCTTGAGCCGGATTTGTTGGCGCCACCTGCTTAATAGCTCCTCCCCGGCACGGGGCGGATTTAAGCCTTGCGGTACTGCCAGGCGAGCAATGGCTTGGCGAGCGCGACGCCCGCGATGAGTCCGCCGATCGGTTCGACGATCGAGACCGACATCTCGAAATTCTGCGCGACGACCTGAAAAACGATCTGGATCGCCAGCCAAATGCCGGCGAGGATCGCGATCTGGATCGAGCGGCTATGCCCTTGCGCGATCGGAATCGCGCGCGGCACGCCATAGAGCATGAAATACGCGCCGAGCACCGCGAACACCGCCGGCTCAAGCCCGGCGCTGGGCAGCAGCGAGTTCGGTGTCAGGATCAGCCGCGCAAGCGCGCCGCCATAGGCTCCGGCGAGGAAAACGATGCCCAGCCCGACGGGCCTGATCGCCTTTTCAACGAAGCGTCCGGCGATCAGCAGGAAAATGAGGTTAAAGATCGGCGACACGAAATCGCGCGCCAGAAAGGCCGAGGCGAGCGGCGACAGCCACGACCAGAACGGATCGTCGCGCCACGCGCCGGCCAGGAACAGCTGCGGGCTGAAGCCGAACATCATCGACGCCGCGAGCAGACCGAAGACCGACGCGGACAACAGCAATACGAACACCGACAGCGCAATCAGCGCATCGGTGAAGCGTCCGCGGGGAAGATCGATCCCGTTCAGATGAATTCGATCTTCGACACGACGTACCAACGGTCGCCCGAGGGCACGGTCACTTCGACCTCTTCATCGACCTTACGGCCGATCAGGCCACGGCCGAGCGGCGAATTGTACGAGATGCGACCGCCCTTGGCATCCGCCTCGGTCTGACCGACGATCTGATACTTTACCGGCTTCTCATCCTCGTCGAGCAGCGTGACGGTTGCGCCGAACACGACCTTGTCGCCCGACAATTCCTTCGGATCGATCACCTGAGCGCGGGACAATTTGTCCTCGATATCGCTGATCGACGCTTCGATCTGGCCCTGCCGCTCCTTGGCGGCATGATATTCGGCGTTTTCGGAAAGGTCGCCATGCGCGCGCGCTTCCTC
This portion of the Sphingomonas sp. So64.6b genome encodes:
- a CDS encoding DUF4170 domain-containing protein; protein product: MSKLHLVFGGRVSDPRTLDFDDLDSIEIVGMFQDYASAEKAWRAAAQRTVDDAGMKFVVVHLHRLLEPDLLAPPA
- a CDS encoding rhomboid family intramembrane serine protease; its protein translation is MVRRVEDRIHLNGIDLPRGRFTDALIALSVFVLLLSASVFGLLAASMMFGFSPQLFLAGAWRDDPFWSWLSPLASAFLARDFVSPIFNLIFLLIAGRFVEKAIRPVGLGIVFLAGAYGGALARLILTPNSLLPSAGLEPAVFAVLGAYFMLYGVPRAIPIAQGHSRSIQIAILAGIWLAIQIVFQVVAQNFEMSVSIVEPIGGLIAGVALAKPLLAWQYRKA
- the greA gene encoding transcription elongation factor GreA, which translates into the protein MATVEKMPMLQEGYEKLNADLKRLKAERPQIVDAIEEARAHGDLSENAEYHAAKERQGQIEASISDIEDKLSRAQVIDPKELSGDKVVFGATVTLLDEDEKPVKYQIVGQTEADAKGGRISYNSPLGRGLIGRKVDEEVEVTVPSGDRWYVVSKIEFI